The following are encoded together in the Zingiber officinale cultivar Zhangliang chromosome 8A, Zo_v1.1, whole genome shotgun sequence genome:
- the LOC122008439 gene encoding glycerol-3-phosphate acyltransferase 9-like, producing the protein MGGLDSSSMETDLDRPNIEEYLTTETIREVPKKLHLSDLLDISPTLTEAAGAIVDDSFTRCFKSNSPEPWNWNIYLFPLWCLGVVVRYGILFPARVGVLALGWIVFFAAFLPVHFLIRGHDKWRCKIERKLVEMMCSVFVASWTGVIKYHGPRPSRRPQQVFVANHTSMIDFIILEQMTAFAVIMQKHPGWVGFIQKTILESVGCIWFNRTESKDREVVATKIREHTQGVDNNPLLIFPEGTCVNNHYTVMFKKGAFELGCAVCPVAIKYNKIFVDAFWNSKKQSFTTHLAQLMTSWAVVCDVWYLEPQYIRPGEIPIEFAERVRDMISVRAGLKKVPWDGYLKYFRPSPKLTERKQQIFAESVLKRLEEI; encoded by the exons ATGGGGGGATTGGATTCTTCAAGTATGGAGACTGACCTTGATCGTCCCAACATTGAGGAGTATCTTACGACGGAGACAATTCGGGAAGTTCCAAAGAAGCTCCATTT GTCCGACCTTTTAGACATTTCCCCTACCCTCACTGAAGCTGCGGGCGCCATTGTGGAT GACTCTTTTACACGCTGTTTTAAATCAAATTCTCCGGAACCTTGGAATTGGAATATCTATTTGTTCCCATTGTGGTGCTTGGGAGTAGTTGTACGATATGGGATTCTCTTTCCAGCAAG AGTTGGAGTTTTGGCTCTGGGATGGATAGTGTTCTTTGCAGCCTTCCTTCCAGTACATTTCCTTATAAGAGGGCATGATAAATGGAGATGCAAAATAGAG AGGAAACTGGTTGAAATGATGTGCAGTGTTTTTGTTGCTTCATGGACAGGAGTGATCAAATACCATGGACCACGTCCAAGCAGACGTCCGCAGCAG GTATTTGTTGCCAACCACACTTCTATGATTGATTTCATCATCTTAGAACAGATGACAGCATTTGCTGTTATCATGCAGAAGCATCCTGGTTGGGTTG GATTTATTCAGAAGACTATTTTAGAAAGTGTGGGCTGTATTTGGTTTAATCGCACTGAGTCCAAAGATCGTGAAGTCGTTGCTACAAA GATAAGGGAACATACTCAAGGAGTTGACAACAATCCTCTTCTCATATTTCCTGAAGGAACTTGTGTAAACAACCATTACACTGTTATGTTCAAGAAG GGTGCTTTTGAACTTGGTTGCGCTGTGTGCCCAGTAGCAATCAAGTACAATAAGATTTTCGTGGATGCTTTTTGGAACAGTAAAAA GCAGTCTTTTACTACACACTTAGCTCAGCTTATGACATCATGGGCCGTAGTCTGCGATGTGTGGTACCTGGAACCTCAGTACATACGACCTGGCGAGATTCCTATCGAGTTTGCTGAAAG GGTTCGAGACATGATCTCCGTTCGGGCTGGTCTCAAGAAGGTTCCATGGGATGGTTATCTGAAGTACTTCCGCCCCAGCCCCAAGCTCACAGAACGCAA GCAGCAGATTTTTGCAGAATCAGTCTTAAAGCGATTGGAGGAAATATAA